A portion of the Myxococcales bacterium genome contains these proteins:
- a CDS encoding sel1 repeat family protein gives MDEALTLKPPRTAAQSKRLVELLAHACTAGAADGCTTLARVHTEGKDAPSDLPKAAKLLERGCTLGDLQACTALGHALMDRRGVEEDMPRAITLFRKACDGGEPQACLAMGRATGSGGIEALYEPERSVRHHTFACDKGIVAACSELALAKAEGRGTPLDRAGAKPLAERACDVGIAVGCVTLAAILIGEQRDESVTAAAELFERACALGESQASVWACARVAQLKATGKGFVRDEAKARVAFDRACAAAIAGKPEVPDKLLGCIVLAAVFEVGYGLLAEKDPELTLALYNHACGQKSGPGCAARAIYHERTGRKAEAMADYRRACALGVAVACERLKRR, from the coding sequence ATGGACGAAGCGCTCACCCTGAAGCCGCCGCGCACGGCAGCGCAATCGAAGCGTCTCGTCGAGCTCTTGGCGCACGCATGCACGGCCGGCGCCGCCGACGGATGCACCACGCTCGCGCGCGTCCACACCGAGGGGAAGGATGCGCCCTCCGATCTGCCCAAAGCCGCGAAGCTCCTCGAGCGCGGCTGCACCCTTGGCGATCTCCAGGCGTGCACCGCGCTGGGGCACGCGCTCATGGATCGCCGCGGCGTCGAGGAAGACATGCCCCGCGCCATCACGCTCTTTCGCAAGGCCTGCGACGGCGGTGAGCCGCAGGCGTGTTTGGCCATGGGCCGCGCCACGGGCAGCGGTGGCATCGAAGCGCTCTACGAACCGGAGCGCTCCGTCCGGCACCACACCTTCGCGTGCGACAAAGGGATCGTCGCTGCCTGCTCGGAGCTCGCCCTCGCGAAGGCCGAGGGCAGGGGGACGCCGCTCGATCGGGCCGGCGCGAAGCCCCTGGCGGAGCGCGCCTGCGACGTCGGCATCGCCGTCGGGTGCGTCACGCTCGCGGCCATCCTCATCGGCGAACAGCGCGACGAGTCGGTGACGGCCGCCGCCGAGCTCTTCGAGCGCGCGTGCGCCCTCGGCGAATCGCAGGCAAGCGTATGGGCCTGCGCGCGTGTGGCTCAGCTCAAGGCCACGGGCAAGGGCTTCGTTCGCGACGAGGCAAAGGCCCGCGTCGCCTTCGACCGAGCCTGCGCGGCCGCCATCGCGGGCAAGCCCGAGGTGCCCGACAAGCTCCTCGGATGCATCGTGCTCGCAGCGGTCTTTGAGGTTGGCTACGGCCTCCTCGCCGAAAAGGACCCGGAGCTTACGCTTGCACTCTACAACCATGCCTGCGGCCAAAAGAGCGGCCCCGGCTGCGCAGCCCGCGCCATCTACCACGAGCGCACGGGCCGGAAGGCGGAGGCGATGGCCGACTACCGGCGCGCCTGCGCCCTCGGCGTGGCCGTGGCGTGCGAACGACTCAAGCGTCGCTAG
- a CDS encoding SDR family oxidoreductase translates to MKRLEGKVVVVTGASRGVGKALALRFGQEGASVVLAAKTVEPNPKLPGTLDDVRREVEAAGGKAFVQATDVRDEAQIIELMERTTRELGGIDVLVNNAGALYWANVEDTPAKRFDLVVGVNVRASFLCAHHALSGMKKRGGGCVINMSPPITPNVTPGHVAYMISKFGMTMLTEGLAAEGEKDNIRAYSVWPVTMVESQAVIGNHLGTPEMWRKPEILVDATMALIMGEGGIKSGSALYDEDVLKAIGVSDFSRYACVPGTTPPSIRLDDAKAYWQAAGR, encoded by the coding sequence GTGAAAAGGCTTGAAGGCAAGGTCGTTGTGGTCACCGGTGCTTCGCGAGGGGTCGGAAAGGCGTTGGCGCTCCGCTTTGGGCAGGAGGGCGCGAGCGTGGTCTTGGCGGCGAAGACGGTCGAGCCGAACCCCAAGCTTCCCGGCACCCTCGACGACGTGCGTCGCGAGGTCGAAGCGGCGGGCGGCAAGGCCTTCGTTCAGGCAACCGACGTCCGCGACGAAGCTCAGATCATCGAGCTGATGGAGAGGACGACGCGGGAGCTCGGCGGCATCGACGTGCTCGTCAACAACGCCGGAGCGCTCTACTGGGCGAACGTCGAGGACACGCCGGCAAAGCGCTTCGACCTCGTGGTTGGCGTCAACGTTCGGGCCTCGTTCTTGTGCGCGCATCACGCACTCTCGGGCATGAAGAAGCGCGGCGGCGGGTGCGTCATCAACATGTCGCCACCCATCACGCCCAACGTCACACCGGGCCACGTCGCGTACATGATCTCGAAGTTCGGCATGACGATGCTCACCGAAGGGCTCGCCGCCGAAGGCGAGAAGGACAACATCCGCGCCTACTCGGTGTGGCCCGTTACCATGGTCGAGAGCCAAGCGGTCATCGGCAATCACCTGGGAACGCCCGAGATGTGGCGCAAGCCGGAGATCCTCGTCGACGCGACGATGGCGCTCATCATGGGTGAGGGCGGCATCAAGAGCGGAAGCGCGCTCTACGATGAGGACGTGCTCAAGGCGATCGGCGTTTCGGACTTTTCACGCTACGCGTGCGTGCCGGGGACGACGCCGCCTTCGATACGGCTCGACGACGCGAAGGCCTATTGGCAGGCGGCGGGACGATAG
- a CDS encoding MmcQ/YjbR family DNA-binding protein yields the protein MAAKKKPSPKKAVAASGAKGAPARPKGKLPKALAHAESALRAIALGYPESHEDFPWGERALKVKGKVFAFMYFSDKGLSLTTKLAQTQDIALSLPFAKPTGYGLGKSGWVTARFAPGETPPLGLLAAFIDESYRAVAPKKLVATLPVAGGDAAGAASEGRAAIVPPPANRPSRRRAVSKAASSPARTRSVKSPKRRSP from the coding sequence ATGGCCGCCAAGAAGAAGCCGTCACCGAAAAAGGCCGTCGCTGCGTCCGGGGCCAAAGGTGCTCCCGCTCGCCCCAAGGGAAAGCTGCCCAAGGCACTGGCGCACGCCGAGTCGGCGCTCCGCGCGATCGCGCTCGGCTACCCCGAGAGCCACGAAGACTTCCCCTGGGGCGAGCGCGCGCTGAAGGTCAAAGGCAAGGTCTTCGCCTTCATGTATTTCAGTGACAAGGGCCTCTCGCTCACCACCAAGCTGGCGCAAACCCAAGACATCGCCCTCTCGCTCCCGTTCGCAAAGCCCACAGGCTACGGCTTGGGCAAGAGCGGTTGGGTCACGGCGCGCTTCGCGCCCGGCGAAACGCCGCCGCTCGGTCTCCTCGCCGCCTTTATCGACGAGAGCTACCGCGCGGTGGCGCCCAAGAAGCTCGTCGCCACTCTCCCCGTGGCAGGTGGCGACGCCGCCGGCGCGGCGAGTGAAGGCCGCGCCGCTATCGTCCCGCCGCCTGCCAATAGGCCTTCGCGTCGTCGAGCCGTATCGAAGGCGGCGTCGTCCCCGGCACGCACGCGTAGCGTGAAAAGTCCGAAACGCCGATCGCCTTGA
- a CDS encoding recombinase family protein: MARKTKMTKTAAKPAAVILLRVSTDGQARDGISLDAKESKCRAHCERLGLPVAAVFRDAGVSGRDTVENRPGLRATIEFATVTPGAVVVVYSISRLARRQRMLWNLLDDREGYGLSVSSATESFDTSTPTGRAMLGMIATFAALEADAISERTRDALAEVKAQGRKLGAKSMVELGAVESVRLAKALYESGAFTHRSLADELNRRGVATAKGGKWWPKTVRSALNQELPR; encoded by the coding sequence ATGGCCCGAAAGACCAAGATGACGAAGACCGCGGCCAAGCCGGCTGCGGTGATTCTCTTGCGCGTCAGCACCGACGGCCAGGCGCGCGACGGGATCAGCCTCGACGCTAAGGAGTCGAAGTGCCGCGCCCACTGCGAGCGACTGGGCTTGCCGGTTGCGGCTGTCTTCCGCGACGCGGGGGTCAGCGGCCGGGACACCGTCGAGAACCGGCCGGGCCTTCGCGCCACGATCGAGTTTGCGACCGTGACCCCGGGCGCCGTAGTCGTCGTCTACTCGATCTCACGTCTGGCTCGCCGACAGCGAATGCTCTGGAACCTGCTCGACGACCGCGAGGGCTACGGACTCTCGGTGAGCAGCGCGACGGAGAGTTTCGACACGAGCACGCCGACCGGCAGAGCGATGCTCGGAATGATCGCGACCTTCGCAGCATTGGAAGCGGACGCGATCAGCGAGCGCACTCGCGACGCGCTCGCCGAAGTCAAAGCCCAAGGCCGGAAGCTGGGCGCGAAGTCGATGGTGGAGCTTGGCGCCGTCGAGAGCGTGCGGCTCGCCAAAGCGTTGTACGAGTCCGGTGCGTTCACCCATCGCAGCTTGGCCGACGAGTTGAACAGGCGCGGCGTGGCGACCGCGAAGGGCGGCAAGTGGTGGCCGAAGACCGTGCGAAGCGCGCTCAACCAGGAGCTTCCTCGATGA
- a CDS encoding ATP-binding protein: MPRFAPITTAAHLPAADSAYERSTLDFKATSSPKPTFEQAKDVAAFANRFGGTILIGFEERGDGRVGVLKPLTESYAAGVKNAVSNAVRDRCRPSPTVDIDVIAVGEDQRVLAVNVSPFFGQPVGVVANDATKGECALRLSVSNADGHAISEAGGAADVFRAEISPNCRAPRGDSVVPNPLVAAPAVPRPLQEPEQRRHRRTSDDLGRRLHRGRGPQQSRLPVLPIAERRQDVHRANPSRGH; this comes from the coding sequence GTGCCGCGATTCGCTCCGATAACCACGGCCGCCCACCTGCCGGCGGCCGACAGCGCTTACGAGCGCTCGACGCTCGACTTCAAGGCGACCAGCAGCCCAAAGCCAACCTTCGAGCAGGCTAAGGACGTCGCGGCCTTCGCAAACCGCTTCGGCGGAACGATTCTCATTGGCTTTGAGGAACGCGGCGACGGCCGCGTAGGAGTCCTCAAGCCGTTGACGGAGAGTTACGCCGCAGGCGTCAAGAACGCCGTGAGCAACGCCGTCCGCGATCGATGCCGTCCGAGTCCGACCGTCGACATCGACGTTATCGCCGTCGGCGAGGATCAACGTGTGCTCGCCGTGAACGTGTCCCCCTTCTTTGGTCAACCGGTCGGTGTCGTCGCGAATGACGCGACCAAAGGCGAATGCGCCTTACGTCTTTCCGTTTCGAACGCTGACGGACACGCGATATCTGAGGCCGGAGGAGCTGCCGATGTTTTTCGAGCCGAGATATCGCCGAACTGTCGTGCTCCTCGCGGCGATTCCGTCGTGCCCAACCCCCTCGTGGCAGCTCCCGCGGTGCCGCGTCCTCTTCAAGAACCCGAGCAACGGCGGCACCGACGGACTTCAGATGATCTCGGTCGCCGACTTCACCGTGGACGAGGACCGCAACAATCTCGCTTGCCAGTGCTACCCATCGCAGAGCGACGCCAAGACGTTCACCGCGCGAATCCCTCTCGAGGACATTGA